A portion of the Tenacibaculum todarodis genome contains these proteins:
- a CDS encoding phosphotransferase has translation MFIDQQTSLEEIKKLLQKIDFLTDNNENIIKVTKPGEGNMNVVLRIKTNLRSFILKQSRPFVQKYKNIDAPIERIDVEYQFYKTIANNTLLDKHLPKILQYNSENHLLILEDLGECEDMTNLYNSDEIEIQQLELLINVIANIHNSKTPESYPENKGLRLLNHQHIFELPFIENNGFSLNDIQPGLEELSIPYKKDILLKERIKEVGNKYLSEGKTLLHGDYYPGSWMRKGNDIYIIDPEFSFLGFAEFDLGVLAAHAILISQNRTVLSTIEKNYPQKIDSKLLNQVAGIEIMRRLIGLAQLSISLTIKEKGELLKTAYSLVMD, from the coding sequence ATGTTTATTGATCAACAGACTTCTTTAGAAGAAATTAAAAAATTATTACAAAAAATTGATTTTTTAACAGACAACAATGAAAACATAATTAAAGTAACAAAACCTGGAGAAGGTAACATGAATGTGGTTTTACGTATTAAAACTAACCTACGTTCATTTATTTTAAAGCAATCTCGTCCTTTTGTTCAAAAATATAAAAACATTGACGCTCCAATTGAACGCATTGATGTTGAATATCAATTTTACAAAACAATAGCTAATAATACATTACTAGACAAACACCTTCCTAAAATATTACAATACAATTCTGAAAATCATTTATTAATTTTAGAAGATTTAGGAGAATGTGAAGACATGACTAATTTGTATAATTCAGATGAAATTGAAATACAACAACTGGAATTACTTATTAATGTTATTGCTAATATTCACAACTCAAAAACACCTGAAAGTTACCCAGAAAACAAAGGATTACGTTTATTAAATCATCAACATATTTTTGAACTTCCTTTTATAGAAAACAATGGTTTTTCTTTAAATGATATTCAACCAGGACTAGAAGAACTTTCCATTCCATATAAAAAAGACATCTTATTAAAAGAAAGAATTAAAGAAGTAGGAAATAAATATTTATCTGAAGGAAAAACCTTATTGCATGGAGATTATTACCCAGGAAGTTGGATGCGCAAAGGCAATGATATTTATATTATTGATCCAGAATTTAGTTTTTTAGGTTTTGCTGAATTTGATTTAGGAGTTCTTGCAGCGCATGCTATTTTAATTTCACAAAATAGAACTGTCTTATCAACTATAGAGAAAAATTACCCTCAAAAAATAGATAGTAAACTTTTAAATCAAGTGGCAGGTATTGAAATAATGCGTAGACTAATTGGGTTAGCACAATTATCAATTTCCTTAACTATAAAAGAAAAAGGAGAGCTATTAAAAACAGCTTATTCTTTAGTGATGGATTAG
- a CDS encoding nucleoside hydrolase has translation MKFHTTKASKIIGLHVFFGLFIFCSLSAKSQETLKPLPLIIDADTANEVDDLYAIVRAILEPNFNLIGISSAQFHTSPLASENTVEESQQINEEILKLMNVKGISLPLGSNSPLTEYGKPVTSEASKFIIETAHRMKKDEKLNIIILGSCTNVASAILEDPSIISKIKVHYLGFWHTVATNTYNKKEFNSGNDPIAVEVLLNTKTLDLNVMTATTSQKLVFTKQEVDRQLKNKKGVANYLIKRWETYERWWTKDDPKKEKWTMWDVAIIEALAQPEWSTVKGFLTPPENTQRTIGIHTNINTDKMKHNFWSALEKL, from the coding sequence ATGAAATTTCACACAACTAAAGCCTCCAAAATAATAGGTTTACACGTTTTTTTCGGCTTATTTATTTTCTGCTCTTTATCAGCAAAATCACAAGAAACGCTTAAACCTTTACCTTTAATTATTGATGCTGATACAGCTAATGAAGTTGATGATTTATATGCGATTGTTAGAGCTATTTTAGAACCAAATTTTAATTTAATCGGTATAAGTTCAGCTCAGTTTCATACATCTCCATTGGCTTCAGAAAACACCGTTGAAGAAAGCCAGCAAATTAATGAAGAAATTCTAAAATTAATGAACGTTAAAGGTATTTCCTTGCCATTGGGCAGTAATTCTCCTTTAACAGAATACGGAAAACCTGTTACATCTGAAGCATCAAAGTTTATTATTGAAACTGCTCATCGAATGAAAAAGGATGAAAAACTAAATATAATAATCTTAGGTTCTTGTACAAATGTGGCTTCAGCAATTTTAGAGGATCCTTCTATTATATCTAAAATAAAAGTACATTATCTTGGATTTTGGCACACAGTAGCAACAAATACTTATAATAAAAAAGAATTTAATTCAGGAAACGACCCTATAGCGGTAGAGGTTTTGTTGAACACAAAAACTCTAGATCTTAATGTAATGACAGCTACAACTAGTCAAAAATTAGTGTTTACAAAACAAGAAGTAGATCGTCAACTAAAAAACAAAAAAGGTGTTGCTAATTATTTGATAAAACGTTGGGAAACTTATGAGCGTTGGTGGACTAAAGACGATCCTAAAAAAGAAAAATGGACAATGTGGGATGTTGCAATTATTGAAGCATTGGCACAACCAGAATGGTCTACCGTAAAAGGTTTTTTAACTCCACCAGAAAACACACAACGTACAATTGGTATTCATACAAATATAAATACTGATAAAATGAAGCATAACTTTTGGAGTGCTTTAGAAAAATTATAA
- a CDS encoding RNA polymerase sigma factor, whose amino-acid sequence MKAQNQHITKLIERCKNSDQTAQMEVYNGYYKAMYNTSFRILKDEFEAEDLMQEAFLTAFTKLHTFKGEVTFGAWLKRIVINKSLTQLKKNNRYEDVKMEIVSDNNVEEEPVNYSGIDPKEVLKYLNALKENYRLVLTLNLIEGYDYEEIAEILNYSNENVRTTVSRAKKKLKQVTLANTNKIQEYGR is encoded by the coding sequence TTGAAAGCTCAAAATCAACATATAACCAAACTAATAGAGCGGTGTAAAAATTCAGATCAAACTGCACAAATGGAAGTGTATAATGGCTATTACAAAGCTATGTACAATACTTCATTTCGTATTTTGAAAGATGAATTTGAAGCCGAAGATCTAATGCAAGAAGCGTTTTTAACTGCTTTCACAAAATTACACACATTTAAAGGTGAAGTAACTTTTGGAGCTTGGTTAAAGAGAATTGTTATCAATAAAAGTTTAACACAACTTAAAAAGAATAACAGATACGAAGATGTTAAAATGGAAATTGTTAGCGATAACAATGTCGAAGAAGAGCCAGTAAATTATTCCGGAATTGACCCAAAAGAGGTTTTAAAATATTTAAACGCTTTAAAAGAAAATTACAGATTGGTTTTAACCCTAAATTTAATTGAAGGTTACGATTATGAAGAAATAGCAGAAATATTAAATTACAGCAACGAGAATGTACGAACCACCGTTTCTCGTGCCAAGAAAAAATTAAAGCAAGTTACACTTGCAAACACTAATAAAATTCAAGAATATGGAAGATAA
- a CDS encoding head GIN domain-containing protein, whose amino-acid sequence MKKAYITLLVLTISLTANAQWWGNSEKIKGNGKVTTEVRKVGGFDKVTVGGSFDVILIAGKEGKVTLEGEENVLEYIITEVNNGKLEIKFKNNTNVRTTKKLTATVPFETIEAVSLGGSGNVFVKKPIKSNSVSVAIGGSGNIVTEVEATTLSASIGGSGDIKLSGKSTTLKCSIAGSGSIKAYELETEDLKASIAGSGSVKTNVSNKIKASIVGSGSVYYKGKPSKINTSSVGSGDVIDRN is encoded by the coding sequence ATGAAAAAAGCATATATAACATTACTAGTTTTAACAATAAGTTTAACTGCAAATGCCCAATGGTGGGGAAATTCAGAAAAAATTAAAGGAAACGGAAAAGTAACAACTGAAGTTAGAAAAGTTGGTGGTTTTGATAAAGTTACCGTTGGTGGTTCTTTTGACGTAATTCTTATTGCTGGTAAAGAAGGAAAAGTAACTTTAGAAGGAGAAGAAAACGTTTTAGAATACATTATTACAGAAGTAAATAATGGTAAATTAGAAATTAAATTTAAAAATAACACCAACGTTCGTACCACTAAAAAATTAACAGCTACAGTTCCTTTTGAAACTATTGAAGCAGTATCTTTAGGTGGTTCTGGTAATGTTTTTGTTAAAAAACCGATTAAATCTAACAGTGTTTCAGTAGCAATTGGTGGTTCTGGAAATATTGTAACTGAAGTAGAAGCAACAACTCTTAGCGCATCTATTGGTGGTTCTGGAGATATTAAATTATCTGGTAAATCAACTACTTTAAAATGTTCTATTGCAGGTTCTGGAAGTATTAAAGCTTACGAGTTAGAAACTGAAGATTTAAAAGCAAGTATTGCAGGTTCTGGTAGTGTAAAAACAAATGTTAGCAATAAAATTAAAGCGAGTATTGTTGGTTCTGGAAGTGTTTATTACAAAGGAAAACCTTCTAAAATTAACACAAGCTCTGTTGGTTCTGGAGATGTTATTGATAGAAACTAA
- a CDS encoding cystathionine beta-synthase yields the protein MKNNKKVQYIKSVLNNMPTSWLSLTTHRLDIYNETLAKTEFLEQFELLYNNDNSELLSLNELPTAYDYIRLGHPLSCILEWTIGNLNNLKSENVISFDSKTIPVLAILRKNLLENKNTQIVYSGELPQNFNAEILRTVYGYQFELKSIENIKEVSEFNGSTIFISQNDKIEVSNLNSNIDFFISLHAHLGSILLVNGKQNENYISDIQHVRRRETIAMTPANCLVALESLISETTVEHKNIDEAKKESVLNSIKEITDTNTKPLVSSSGLSIQYAILMGLIDDAQEKNPGKAIKIIVPPNCYGGTNDQARRVAACIKNVAVVDLPVDGDNDMVKSIDMVLTKIAAQDAIPYIIAEIPTNPRVEVPNLIDLRTVLSKERTTSKGNIAIDPVFILDQTFCPNVRFLGENDILSTVRTISFASGSKFPSGGKCTAGYCVGNIKTSALMEKIALHLTLCDNEATDLQYEILAEQLPSMNKRIVDAYKNTREFVNFIHETLPEAKINFVSEELAQQGFTPSVFSLDLPTKGNTTEEKETYKRALNHKLINLMITEIPTESKYCVSYGQLKGCYWTIPATSTQGTTKEGDKDYIARVALSANMDLELHKKIFSTFVESI from the coding sequence ATGAAAAACAACAAAAAAGTACAATATATTAAGAGCGTTTTAAATAATATGCCAACTAGTTGGTTGAGTTTAACTACACACAGATTAGATATTTATAATGAAACGCTAGCAAAAACAGAGTTCTTAGAACAATTTGAACTTCTATACAACAACGATAATTCAGAATTACTATCTTTAAATGAATTACCAACCGCTTATGATTACATAAGATTAGGACATCCTTTATCTTGTATATTAGAATGGACAATTGGAAATTTAAATAACTTAAAATCAGAAAATGTAATCAGTTTTGATTCTAAAACGATACCTGTTTTGGCTATTTTAAGAAAGAATTTGTTAGAAAATAAAAACACACAAATAGTTTATTCAGGTGAACTTCCTCAAAACTTTAATGCCGAAATTCTAAGAACTGTTTACGGTTATCAATTTGAATTAAAGTCTATTGAAAATATTAAAGAGGTTTCTGAATTTAACGGAAGTACAATCTTCATCTCTCAAAACGATAAAATTGAAGTTTCAAATTTAAATTCTAATATTGATTTTTTTATCAGCTTACACGCTCATTTAGGGAGTATTTTATTGGTAAATGGTAAGCAAAATGAAAATTATATTTCAGACATTCAACATGTAAGAAGAAGAGAAACTATTGCAATGACACCTGCAAATTGCCTTGTTGCACTAGAGTCTTTAATTTCTGAAACTACAGTTGAGCATAAAAACATAGACGAAGCTAAAAAAGAAAGTGTCTTAAATTCTATCAAAGAGATTACAGACACAAATACAAAACCTTTAGTTTCTTCAAGCGGATTATCTATTCAATATGCTATTTTAATGGGCTTAATTGATGATGCTCAAGAAAAAAACCCTGGTAAAGCCATAAAAATTATTGTTCCTCCAAATTGTTACGGAGGCACAAACGACCAAGCAAGAAGAGTTGCAGCATGCATAAAAAATGTAGCAGTAGTTGATTTACCTGTTGATGGCGATAATGATATGGTAAAAAGTATCGACATGGTTTTAACTAAAATTGCAGCGCAAGATGCAATTCCATATATAATTGCAGAAATACCTACAAATCCCCGAGTTGAAGTTCCAAATCTTATCGATTTAAGAACCGTTCTTAGTAAAGAACGTACTACTTCAAAAGGAAATATTGCTATTGATCCTGTATTTATTTTAGATCAAACTTTCTGCCCTAACGTTCGTTTTTTAGGTGAAAACGATATACTTTCAACTGTTAGAACTATTTCTTTTGCAAGTGGCTCTAAATTTCCAAGTGGCGGAAAATGTACTGCTGGTTATTGTGTGGGAAACATAAAAACTTCAGCTTTAATGGAAAAAATAGCTTTACACTTAACTCTTTGTGATAATGAAGCTACAGATCTTCAATATGAAATATTAGCGGAACAATTACCTTCTATGAATAAACGAATTGTAGATGCTTATAAAAACACTCGCGAGTTCGTAAATTTTATCCACGAAACTTTACCTGAAGCTAAAATTAATTTTGTTTCTGAAGAGTTAGCGCAACAAGGTTTTACGCCTTCTGTTTTTTCATTAGATCTTCCTACAAAAGGAAATACAACTGAAGAAAAGGAAACGTATAAAAGAGCCTTGAATCATAAATTAATCAATTTAATGATTACTGAAATCCCTACTGAAAGCAAGTATTGCGTAAGTTATGGACAATTAAAAGGATGTTACTGGACAATTCCTGCCACTTCTACGCAAGGAACAACTAAAGAAGGAGACAAAGATTATATTGCTCGTGTGGCGCTCTCTGCAAACATGGATTTAGAGCTTCATAAAAAAATATTTTCAACGTTTGTTGAAAGTATTTAA
- a CDS encoding NAD(P)H-dependent flavin oxidoreductase: protein MKNNKITQLFNIKYPIIQGGMIWVSGYKLASAVSNAGGLGLIGAGSMYPDVLREHIQKCKKATDKPFGVNVPMLYPQIDKIMNIIVEEGVKIVFTSAGNPKTWTAFLKEKGITVVHVVSSVKFALKAEAAGVDAVVCEGFEAGGHNGREETTTFTLIPMVKEQVKIPVISAGGIGTGRGMLAAMVLGADGVQIGSRFAATLESSAHDNFKQTIVNVKDGGTQLTLKELAPVRLVKNKFFQEVQELYKQNPTVGQIKELLGRARAKRGMFEGDLEDGELEIGQIAGLIHEIKPAKDVLEEIIAEYNLVKENL from the coding sequence ATGAAAAACAACAAAATCACACAACTTTTCAATATAAAATACCCAATAATTCAAGGAGGAATGATTTGGGTTTCGGGTTACAAATTAGCATCAGCAGTTTCAAATGCTGGAGGTTTAGGTTTAATAGGAGCAGGTTCTATGTATCCAGATGTGCTACGTGAGCATATTCAGAAATGTAAGAAAGCAACCGATAAGCCTTTTGGTGTAAACGTACCAATGTTATATCCACAGATTGATAAAATAATGAATATTATTGTGGAAGAAGGCGTGAAAATCGTTTTTACTTCCGCAGGAAATCCTAAAACATGGACAGCTTTTCTTAAGGAAAAAGGAATTACAGTTGTGCATGTTGTAAGCTCTGTTAAGTTTGCATTAAAAGCAGAAGCAGCTGGAGTAGATGCGGTTGTTTGTGAAGGATTTGAAGCTGGTGGACATAACGGTCGTGAGGAAACTACTACGTTTACATTAATTCCTATGGTAAAAGAGCAGGTTAAAATTCCTGTTATTTCAGCAGGTGGAATTGGAACGGGGCGTGGAATGTTGGCAGCAATGGTTTTAGGAGCAGATGGTGTACAAATTGGTAGCCGTTTTGCAGCTACCTTAGAATCTTCTGCACACGATAATTTTAAGCAAACTATTGTGAATGTTAAAGATGGAGGCACACAACTTACATTGAAAGAATTAGCGCCTGTTCGTTTGGTTAAAAATAAATTTTTTCAAGAAGTTCAAGAATTATACAAACAAAATCCAACTGTTGGACAAATTAAAGAACTCTTGGGGCGCGCACGTGCAAAACGTGGAATGTTTGAAGGTGATTTGGAAGATGGCGAATTAGAAATTGGGCAAATTGCTGGATTAATTCATGAGATAAAACCTGCAAAAGATGTTTTAGAAGAAATTATTGCTGAATATAATTTGGTGAAAGAAAATTTATAG